The following is a genomic window from Hypomesus transpacificus isolate Combined female chromosome 14, fHypTra1, whole genome shotgun sequence.
TTGCTTTTTCAAGAAATGGCTTTAGACAATCTACAGAAAGTGCGTTGGTTATTGTTTTTATAATGTATTATATTCTGCATCATAAATATACTTTTTAATTTATTCACTTTAGAGTTGAATGCAGATGAAGCCATccattgttgtgttttccttGTAATTGACGCATCTGGCTATTGTTAGTGGTTTGTTGTGGAGGTTAATACTCAGTTGTGATTCAATAGAATGTGATTTTATCACTCATACAATTATTCCCTCCTTTGGCTATTTTATAAAATCCATTGATTTAAGACTAAACAATAaagattatttttatttgtatattgACATTGGTTATGTATCTGCTACTATCGCACGTACACAATCATTTTTCATAGATGGGCTGTTTTATTGAGTGGACAATACGATAGTCCTTGCATTATGCAATGTTTGGACATTGTTACTCTTGTATAGAGTCAGTGGAGCCTGTCCTACCTAACAGTGCATCAGCCATGGTAAACAACACTAAAGCTGAGTCCTACAGAAAGTGAACCGACCTCAAATTCACCCGGGACTGGAACCACAGCGTCTACAATACAGATTCCATCGGAAGATGGATGTGTGTCttcactgttacacacacaggcatcttCAGGTCGGTCCCAGTGGAACTCAGTCCTGGTCCTCCAGGCCCTCCCCGTTATACATGAGGGCCAGCCTGCTGAAGGGTGGCCCCCAGTGGGCCAGCCTCTGgtagtcctgctcctcctctgagctgcaggagttgagagagctgagggagCCCTCCTCCGAGGCCGCGCCCCCTCCCTCGTagttaaacaccaggagacagtCGTAGGGCAGGACCGTGGGGTCCCCGTCTGTGGCACGTAGGTTCTAAGGAGAACAGAAGAGGTTCTGTTACAAGGTCTTGGGAGAACAGTGAGAGGTGGTGCAATACTATGAATAATGGAATCGGCTTCAGAAAATAAAACGTTGGATGTTTACATCATCAATGAACTCTCCGATGTCATGCTGGTCGGCAGGTCTGGGCCGGTAGGTGGGAGCACAAGAGAGGGGCGGGACCACAGTGATCAACAAGGGCCGGTTAGAAAAACCACCGTGGAGCAGTCTGTGGTCATATTGCTTGTGGGGGGAAGAAATCAGAAAGGCAGctgcaacattacacttgaccATGGCGGATTCTTCTCTCATCCCCCTTCGTCTGACCAGGTCATCACCCCCACTCCCTTACCCAGCACcccacctctcacccccctctcacctggtcctcctcccctcccccctcctcatcgtAGCAGTAAATGTTGCCCCTGACAGGGttgtcctcctcctgcagcaagACTGCTTTCTCCCCTGAACCACTCTTCCTCAGGAaaagcaacagcaacaacagcaacactgagacacagaccgtcacacacagtcacatacacacacaccagctaaaTAGTTCAATATTAACACTAAGGATTTTCGATTGTAACTAGCCGACTGAAGTAGAGAGGAGGATACTTGTTATTGTAAGTAGGTTGTTTTTATCACTCACAAAGCAAAGCCAAGACACCTCCCAAGATCCACATGGCCTCACTCATGCCGAATTCGACCGACTTCTCAAAGCAAATGAGATCACTTCCTGTGCAATCACAAACCTACAGATACCACAAGTATCATTTTCCAACCAGTAAAGATTAGGATTTGACACAATTTGATTTTCCCGTCCCAAAGTAACAAATCTGGTGTGGGTTGAGAATGGTAGACCTGAGCTTGCAGCGAGATGTCCTGATAGAGACCAGCACTGTCACTAACACGTAGGTTCACCTCATGCTCCCCCATCCTCAGTCCAGTCCGCACACTCAGGAGGATGGCTGTCTCTACAACACACCACAATGACATTGAGGAAAAACAGGCAGTAAAATAATCAATAAACATCAGACACGGATCAGTTTAAAAGACAAAGCACAGCTAATCCTTTCAAAACCATCCCGGTCTTACTGGAGTCATTCATGTGGATGTCCCAGTGTTTCAGGGAGTCTCCCAGCAGCTGAGCTGTGAAGGGCTGGGAGAAGCCTGGTCCATCTGGGTCTCTGATAGGGAGCTCTAGGGGCTGTGACTGGCTGCTGCAGAACACCACGTGTCTCTGGTCGACCGTTGGGACGTTGTCGTTCACATCCTCCACTTCAATCACCAGAGTCCCTGTGCCAGTGGCTGGGGCCTCCGCTGGGgggcagatggctgagcggttagggagttgggctattagtcagaagacgttgtgtccttatgcacggcacttcactctacttgcctcaaggggaatgtccctgtacttactgtaagtcgctctggataagagcgtgtgctaaatcactaaatgtaaatgtacataaaaatacagggagagagacaggcagtcaAGTGCAAGTGGATTGGAGACTTTTAACAGCTTAGATTGGGGTAAAACTGGTTTCTCAGGAATTAATCTATGACTGTACATTAAATTGTTAATTTGGAAAAACCTATCTCAGTTATTATACCATTGTCAATGGCCAGGATGAGGACAGTGTATTTGCCATCAATGATAAACGGAGATTCTCTGTCCAGGGAACTTCTGACCACCAGCAGTCCTGTGCTGTCATTGAGACTCAACCAGCCAGCATGGTCACTCTCCAACTGATACCTAGACACACGTACAGCAAACAACCCCTCACACATTTAATTAGATGATTCATATCAATACACTTTCCCCATGGACAATAACAATTTTTAGGTGGAGATTGTGTCCCTACGAGTTTGCCTACGTGACGGTTTGATTCATGTCGAGGTCTGGGTCTGAGGCTGTGTAGAGCACCAGGTCACTGTCCAGTGGCAGGTCCTCAGACACAGAGACGACCATCTCTGAAGGCCTGAAGACCGgggcctcgttcctgtcctccaccctcaccgTGACCGTAGCTGTGGAGGTGGACACAGGCCTGGAGAACACCACCTcgttctccaccaccaccagcagagtGTACAGAGGACAAGCCTCATAGTCCAGCTCCTGCAGGACAGGTGGGAGTGAAGGAAAGGATCAATTGAACTTGAAGCGAATCTGTCTCAAGGCTTTTGATCCAGTTTGTTCTTAGTCCTGTGAGCACTGTGTCTTGTACATCCTAAGTAGCACCTTTGCTGTGGCGAGGATTCCCTGGTCCCCACTGGGCCCTGTGGAGATGCTGAAAAGGTGGTCACTGTCCCCTTGTATGATTCTGAATCTACTCCTCCAGCATGGGGTGTGGATCTGGTCCTCATCCCTTACCTCCATCTTGACCACTACCACCCCCATCTGGTTCTCTGAGATGGACCCAGTGTACttgaacagagagatagagacaaagTCATGTATTGATCCCGGCGGCACAGAAACAGAGACTTCAGTAAAACGTGTCAGGTGACGTTGAGAGGAGGTAGATCTTTCTCATTCTTACAGTGTTCTGGGTAAACTTTGGTGCGTTGTCATTGCTGTCTTCCACGGCGATCAGAACCTGGCTGGTGCTCGTCAGACCTGCCCCTGCGTTGTCTGCTGCCTCTACCACCAGCTTGTACTGCTGCTGCCTCTGAGGATGTAGAGGTggaggagtcacacacacacacacacgtctgctgCCTCTACCACCAGCTTGTACTGATGCTGCCTCTGAGGATGTACAGGTggaggagtcacacacacacacatgcatgctcacaaacacacagatacaggaccccctcacacacaaacacccacacacacacacacacacacctctctgtccAATCCAGCGGCAGCCACCTGGATGCCTCCAGTGAAAGGGTTGATGAAGAACAGGTCACTGGGTGTGGGAGGATCCTGGCTGTGGATGCTGTAGCGGAGTTCAGAGCTGATCTGGCCAGGCTGGTCTTTGTCCGTGGCATTAACCTTCATAAACTCAGACCCTGAACACACAAGGTGTAACACTTGCAGAACATGAAAACCTACTTTACAAGCCATAAATTCAAAGCTAAAACTAGACAAGCAATCCTAAGCTGGCAGTAAAGAATGACTTGGGACTGTGTTTCATGCTGTGCTATGAGAGTTCATTTAAGGATACCTATCTGAGCGTCCTCAGTCACATGCCCCAGAAAGGGATTCTGGGTAAACTCTGGTTTATTATCATTCTGGTCCAGGACGTTGATGACGATCTCCATAGGATTCTCTACTATACCAAATCCCCGAGCCTCTGCCTGTGCTTCAATCTGAATAGGAAAACATACTTTTAACTTCAAATACAACTACTCACTTCCAAAGGAAGCAGGGACACTATAGGTGTGTAGCTTGAGATTGGTAAAGTATGTTTCAAGTGACAACTGATGCAGCCACTGATGTCACTTACAATATACTGAGCTTGTTGCTCTCTGTCAAGAGGTTCTGTCACAGACAACCAACCGGTGTTCCTTTCGATTATGAAACGTCCAATAGGAGGCAGGTCTGCCCCCGGGCCAGTGATTTTATAGTACATCTTCACATCGTCATTGTAACTGGAGCGTAtctgaaggcacacacacacacgtactgtacacacacgctTAAAAGCTGAAACACATTCAAGTGCAAATGCTACTGGTGACACACACCTTGAACATTTGGTTGGGGAAGGGGCCCCTGCCATTCTCTGCTATGTTGATTGGCGGCATGACCCACGccctctttttccttctctgagCTGGGAGAGGTTGTCGGA
Proteins encoded in this region:
- the si:dkey-30c15.12 gene encoding B-cadherin, encoding MPDPAQYRQGESSSALPLLKIRQPLPAQRRKKRAWVMPPINIAENGRGPFPNQMFKIRSSYNDDVKMYYKITGPGADLPPIGRFIIERNTGWLSVTEPLDREQQAQYIIEAQAEARGFGIVENPMEIVINVLDQNDNKPEFTQNPFLGHVTEDAQIGSEFMKVNATDKDQPGQISSELRYSIHSQDPPTPSDLFFINPFTGGIQVAAAGLDRERQQQYKLVVEAADNAGAGLTSTSQVLIAVEDSNDNAPKFTQNTYTGSISENQMGVVVVKMEVRDEDQIHTPCWRSRFRIIQGDSDHLFSISTGPSGDQGILATAKELDYEACPLYTLLVVVENEVVFSRPVSTSTATVTVRVEDRNEAPVFRPSEMVVSVSEDLPLDSDLVLYTASDPDLDMNQTVTYQLESDHAGWLSLNDSTGLLVVRSSLDRESPFIIDGKYTVLILAIDNAEAPATGTGTLVIEVEDVNDNVPTVDQRHVVFCSSQSQPLELPIRDPDGPGFSQPFTAQLLGDSLKHWDIHMNDSKTAILLSVRTGLRMGEHEVNLRVSDSAGLYQDISLQAQVCDCTGSDLICFEKSVEFGMSEAMWILGGVLALLLLLLLLLLFLRKSGSGEKAVLLQEEDNPVRGNIYCYDEEGGGEEDQQYDHRLLHGGFSNRPLLITVVPPLSCAPTYRPRPADQHDIGEFIDDNLRATDGDPTVLPYDCLLVFNYEGGGAASEEGSLSSLNSCSSEEEQDYQRLAHWGPPFSRLALMYNGEGLEDQD